From a region of the Vibrio orientalis CIP 102891 = ATCC 33934 genome:
- a CDS encoding ureidoglycolate lyase encodes MSNGIRRLAIEPLTKQAFAQFGDVIEVDNSDYFMINNGSTRRYHKLAKTDVQDQGGEAIISIFQATPLSYPLTISMLERHPLGSQAFVPLLGQPYLIVVAPKGDNPSLQNCRAFYSNGRQGVNYHKGVWHHPVLALTDQDQFLIVDRGGEGHNCDEVFFEADLVSLHLEDIPASNRQEVMLSE; translated from the coding sequence ATGAGCAATGGAATTCGCCGTTTAGCAATAGAACCGTTAACTAAACAAGCTTTTGCGCAGTTTGGTGATGTGATCGAAGTAGATAACAGTGACTACTTCATGATCAACAATGGCTCGACTCGTCGTTATCACAAGCTAGCAAAGACGGATGTGCAAGATCAAGGTGGTGAAGCCATCATCAGTATCTTTCAAGCAACGCCGCTTAGCTACCCGTTAACGATTTCAATGCTAGAGCGTCATCCACTAGGGTCACAGGCATTTGTTCCATTGCTTGGTCAACCGTATCTCATTGTTGTTGCTCCCAAAGGAGACAACCCATCACTGCAAAACTGCCGCGCGTTTTATAGTAATGGCCGCCAAGGTGTTAATTACCACAAAGGCGTTTGGCACCACCCAGTACTTGCGTTGACCGATCAAGACCAGTTCTTGATCGTTGACCGAGGTGGTGAGGGGCATAACTGTGATGAAGTCTTCTTTGAAGCCGATTTGGTGTCGCTACACTTAGAAGATATTCCGGCGAGTAACAGACAGGAAGTAATGCTCTCTGAGTAG
- a CDS encoding carbohydrate porin yields the protein MKSFKVLPITLAVASSLAAASVLADTTDISDLEQRIQELESKLVELDYTDDQQPAVLTPETEVPSGIIFSGYARYGAHYSSGDNRYVEVGSSGRSLGRLGNEANGGEVQLAKIFQADNGAKWDLVFMVDDWNNDQWGSSGGVNLKKMYAGVTNIFESQPELYMWAGRDFHQRPQQGLNDYFWMSHDGQGAGFNNLNLGGAKLDMGFVGAVDSSDGALGNDSGRYAITSKLHSIDLGIGNLDLYANYGFASDEANTGTDPNVSDETAWQVGAVMGLGASNKLVMKYADGADNSVFELKGDDYKVTYVSLEGGYTASEQFIIDYLVSYKNFSGTDTDEKNEYAGIVRPQYQWDDVHSTWLEAGYAMEDFDDGSEKSGWKVTLSQNVSLGGLPWSRPMLRFYTTVGDVETKGLSTTSVTADTVAVGAMFEAWW from the coding sequence ATGAAAAGCTTTAAAGTTTTACCAATCACCCTAGCAGTGGCCTCTTCGCTTGCAGCCGCTTCTGTCCTTGCCGACACCACGGATATTTCTGACCTTGAGCAGCGTATCCAAGAGCTTGAGTCTAAGCTTGTGGAGCTCGATTACACCGATGATCAGCAACCTGCAGTGCTAACCCCAGAAACAGAAGTGCCATCCGGGATTATCTTCTCGGGCTACGCTCGTTATGGCGCGCATTACTCTTCTGGCGATAATCGCTACGTAGAGGTAGGCAGCTCAGGTCGCTCATTGGGCCGTTTAGGTAACGAAGCCAATGGTGGTGAAGTCCAATTAGCCAAGATCTTCCAAGCAGATAATGGCGCTAAATGGGATTTGGTCTTCATGGTTGATGATTGGAACAACGATCAGTGGGGATCTTCTGGTGGCGTAAATTTAAAGAAAATGTACGCTGGTGTGACCAATATTTTTGAAAGCCAACCTGAACTCTACATGTGGGCTGGCCGCGACTTCCATCAACGTCCGCAACAAGGTTTGAACGATTACTTCTGGATGTCTCATGATGGTCAAGGTGCAGGCTTCAATAACCTAAACTTAGGCGGTGCTAAGCTGGATATGGGCTTTGTGGGCGCCGTTGATAGTAGCGATGGCGCATTAGGTAACGACTCTGGCCGTTACGCGATTACCTCTAAGTTGCACAGCATTGATCTTGGGATTGGTAATCTTGACCTATACGCTAACTACGGTTTTGCTTCCGATGAAGCGAACACGGGCACCGATCCAAACGTCAGCGATGAAACTGCATGGCAAGTGGGTGCAGTGATGGGGCTAGGCGCTTCAAACAAATTGGTAATGAAATACGCTGACGGTGCGGATAACTCGGTGTTTGAGCTGAAAGGGGATGATTACAAAGTTACTTACGTCAGCTTAGAGGGTGGCTACACAGCGTCAGAGCAATTCATCATTGATTACTTGGTTTCTTACAAAAACTTCTCAGGTACTGATACGGATGAGAAGAACGAGTACGCGGGTATCGTTCGTCCACAATACCAATGGGATGACGTTCACTCGACGTGGTTAGAAGCGGGTTACGCGATGGAAGACTTTGACGACGGCAGCGAGAAGAGCGGTTGGAAAGTGACGCTATCACAAAACGTTTCTCTAGGTGGCCTGCCTTGGAGTCGCCCAATGCTACGTTTCTACACCACAGTGGGTGATGTTGAGACCAAAGGACTAAGCACAACAAGTGTAACCGCCGATACGGTAGCTGTGGGTGCAATGTTTGAAGCTTGGTGGTAA
- a CDS encoding LacI family DNA-binding transcriptional regulator, whose translation MATIKDVSEYAGVSQATVSRVINGTSRVSHDKKLKVEKAIQVLGYRPNAIAQALASSRTGSIGIIVPELGGPFYSGILHSIENRLRRLGYHVVVTAGSNTEQGQRESVEFLLGRRVDAMILHTQHLTDDYLTDLEAKGVALVLVNRFVPELAQNCIEIDNEFGGQLATEHLLRMGHRNIACITGPLDKSDARGRLQGYRKALEAADILFDEALVSEAGFTEESGVSAMRKLLKRDCSFTAVFACNDHMAFGAFEVLKQEGISVPEQVSLMGFDDILFARYISPPLSTVNFPIEQMSAEAVQLVIQILNKNKRDVSFKLSPTLVPRSSVKQL comes from the coding sequence GTGGCCACAATTAAAGATGTTTCTGAGTATGCAGGTGTCTCTCAAGCGACCGTATCACGAGTGATCAACGGTACCAGCCGAGTCAGCCATGATAAGAAGCTCAAAGTGGAAAAAGCGATACAAGTTCTCGGCTATCGTCCAAATGCAATTGCACAAGCGCTGGCTTCGAGTCGTACCGGAAGTATTGGCATTATCGTTCCAGAACTGGGTGGTCCTTTTTATTCAGGGATTCTACACAGCATAGAGAACAGGCTACGCCGATTAGGCTATCACGTAGTGGTAACGGCTGGTTCTAACACTGAGCAAGGACAACGAGAGTCGGTTGAGTTTCTTCTCGGTCGTCGCGTGGATGCAATGATTTTGCATACTCAACACCTAACCGATGATTACTTAACCGACCTTGAAGCAAAAGGCGTGGCGTTAGTTTTGGTCAATCGATTCGTACCAGAACTTGCGCAGAACTGCATTGAAATAGACAACGAGTTTGGTGGTCAGTTAGCGACTGAACACTTGTTGCGAATGGGGCATCGTAACATCGCATGTATCACCGGTCCTCTGGATAAATCTGATGCACGGGGGCGTCTGCAAGGTTATCGAAAAGCGTTAGAAGCGGCCGATATCTTGTTCGACGAAGCATTGGTTTCAGAGGCCGGTTTTACCGAGGAATCGGGTGTGAGCGCGATGCGTAAATTGCTAAAGCGCGATTGTTCATTTACCGCTGTGTTTGCCTGTAACGATCACATGGCATTCGGAGCGTTTGAAGTGCTGAAACAAGAGGGTATTAGCGTACCGGAACAAGTTTCATTGATGGGGTTCGATGACATCTTATTCGCTCGCTACATCTCGCCCCCTTTAAGCACGGTGAATTTTCCCATTGAACAAATGAGTGCTGAAGCCGTTCAACTGGTCATTCAAATACTCAACAAAAACAAGCGAGACGTGAGCTTTAAACTGTCACCGACTTTGGTGCCTCGAAGCTCTGTGAAACAACTCTAA
- a CDS encoding ATP-binding protein yields MNRPTDNTDGVAGRFFIGVISALCLVLMAMIIYFFYSLAEIRNIPSQPYVTIVNNNLAAKNKLLLLKSEANQFALSPSAQSLIRLKVKARVFRSSILQDLRSKETHKIHKQYGDINTLLKVTAGVERSATQLLLVTLNDKRILQSATQELSVVYDQLNEYLAGFIAEVQKHQMEFNRHKERLYDKQYVNLVIILVCSLLMIGVISWMYLNQSKLSRDLKERSIRLEEAKQQAEESARAKARFLANMSHEMRTPLNAVIGLSQKEYYQASDKQTKDFISMINSSGQHLLKLINSVLDLSKIEQGKVVLEKEQFYLSDLINSCKNIFVEMSKPEVDVFFRSDLEKDFKLFADRTKLLQVVNNLSYNAVKFTSHGHVDICSDVTHVGDQCYLVMTITDTGIGMNQEQIVKVFNEFTQADESITRQYGGTGLGLSICQSLVDLMNGTISVESELEKGTCFTVSMPVDVVEKVELVSDRTRQQKVRVVTLNPYAKQLITSDLKCLNTQDEPAAVTVYYQSRTDELATPLINQAEGQSIIYIGDVHGEQPEVSDYIKLNKPYDTFSLLRTMDMLSNDYCEPVLARDNSDLQGLSVLIVEDMKVNQIVAEKMLSVLNVSTTLAYNGQECLDALQSQHFDIILMDIQMPIMDGIEALKQIKQQHLAPNTAIIALTANTFESDVSYYLEQGFDDVIPKPFQLEWMKNMLEKHSVKLPS; encoded by the coding sequence TTGAATAGGCCGACTGACAATACCGACGGAGTCGCGGGACGTTTTTTCATCGGTGTCATTTCAGCACTTTGCTTAGTGTTGATGGCAATGATTATTTATTTTTTCTATTCGCTTGCCGAGATTCGCAATATACCGTCTCAACCGTATGTCACGATCGTAAATAATAATTTGGCGGCAAAAAACAAATTATTGCTATTGAAGTCGGAGGCTAACCAATTTGCACTCAGTCCGAGCGCTCAGTCATTGATCCGTTTGAAAGTTAAGGCGAGAGTATTTAGGTCGAGTATTCTACAAGATCTTCGCTCTAAAGAGACGCATAAAATTCATAAGCAATATGGAGATATTAATACGCTGCTTAAAGTGACGGCAGGGGTTGAAAGGAGTGCTACTCAGTTGCTATTGGTAACGTTGAATGACAAGCGTATTCTACAATCTGCGACTCAAGAGCTAAGTGTTGTATACGATCAATTAAATGAGTATCTAGCTGGCTTTATTGCTGAAGTTCAAAAACACCAAATGGAGTTTAATCGGCATAAGGAAAGGTTATACGACAAGCAGTATGTCAATCTGGTGATTATCCTTGTCTGCTCCCTTTTGATGATAGGGGTGATCTCATGGATGTATCTCAATCAGAGTAAACTGAGTCGCGATCTCAAAGAGCGTTCCATCCGATTAGAAGAAGCTAAACAACAGGCTGAAGAAAGCGCTAGGGCGAAAGCGCGCTTCCTTGCCAATATGTCACATGAGATGAGGACGCCCCTCAATGCAGTGATAGGCCTGAGTCAAAAAGAGTATTATCAAGCCTCTGATAAACAGACCAAAGACTTTATCTCAATGATTAATAGCTCTGGTCAGCACCTATTGAAATTGATCAACAGTGTGTTAGACCTGAGTAAAATTGAACAAGGCAAAGTGGTGCTTGAAAAAGAGCAGTTTTACTTAAGCGATCTGATTAATTCATGTAAGAATATTTTTGTTGAGATGAGCAAGCCTGAAGTGGACGTTTTTTTCCGCTCCGATCTCGAAAAAGACTTCAAACTGTTTGCCGATCGAACCAAATTACTGCAAGTGGTCAATAACTTGAGTTACAACGCGGTGAAGTTTACCAGTCACGGGCATGTGGATATTTGCAGTGATGTGACTCATGTTGGTGATCAATGCTATTTAGTCATGACGATAACAGACACCGGCATTGGAATGAACCAAGAACAAATTGTGAAAGTATTTAATGAGTTTACTCAAGCAGATGAATCCATTACCCGTCAATATGGGGGCACGGGTTTAGGCCTCTCTATCTGTCAGTCCTTGGTTGATCTAATGAACGGGACGATCAGCGTAGAAAGCGAACTTGAAAAAGGTACTTGTTTCACCGTTAGCATGCCTGTCGATGTTGTGGAAAAGGTCGAACTTGTTTCAGATCGGACAAGGCAGCAAAAAGTACGGGTTGTTACCTTAAATCCTTATGCGAAGCAGCTTATCACTTCCGATCTCAAATGTTTGAACACGCAGGATGAGCCCGCAGCGGTCACGGTATATTATCAAAGTCGAACTGATGAGTTAGCTACGCCTCTAATCAATCAAGCTGAAGGTCAATCTATTATCTATATTGGCGATGTACATGGTGAACAACCTGAGGTAAGCGATTACATCAAGTTGAATAAACCTTATGACACTTTCTCTCTGCTTCGAACTATGGATATGTTGAGCAACGACTACTGTGAACCGGTATTGGCGAGGGATAACTCGGATTTGCAGGGCCTATCAGTTCTTATCGTCGAAGACATGAAAGTGAATCAAATCGTCGCCGAAAAAATGTTGTCAGTGTTGAATGTGAGTACGACTTTAGCTTATAACGGCCAAGAGTGCTTGGATGCGCTTCAGTCTCAACATTTCGATATTATTCTGATGGATATTCAGATGCCGATAATGGATGGCATAGAAGCGTTGAAGCAGATTAAACAGCAACATTTAGCCCCCAATACTGCCATTATCGCATTGACAGCAAACACCTTTGAAAGCGATGTGAGTTACTACCTAGAACAAGGGTTCGATGATGTAATACCTAAGCCTTTCCAACTCGAATGGATGAAAAACATGTTAGAAAAGCACAGTGTGAAGTTACCCTCTTAA
- a CDS encoding MFS transporter: MTSKEILNIRNVRYFLMFRSSYFARFYYPVFTLLYLDYGLTLSQFAMLNVVWAATIVLAEVPSGAFADTLGRKKLVVLSSLVMLVEIAMIAFVPTGNPDLVFIVFLINRILSGLAMALASGADEALAYDTLKEQGKEELWPRVLQIQLRISSGVGIFVTLIGAAMYDVNVMASIYSVLGFVAPESTQDIMRIPVYATLFVAVLAIYAALKMQEEKKNLPSDGSKLATTMESLKLTLSTGKWVLSTPYVLFILLYYSLFEHTSRMFLTMNSQYYRAIDIPILYFGFIGAGISVLKILLAGQSRRLAESIAPKNFILIMGLATMATYYWISLGWSIYGVIPALVLIFIIMTMNIFISYHLNKKTESHNRATVLSFKGLMFNLGYGLIGGLYAYYYKLLSQGYTDQQIEEHIDFIASLSSFFYYFSFLFISISVFFYIKDRKKAIF, encoded by the coding sequence ATGACGTCCAAAGAGATCCTTAACATTCGCAATGTCCGTTACTTCCTAATGTTTCGGAGCAGCTACTTTGCACGCTTTTATTACCCAGTATTTACCTTACTTTATTTAGATTACGGCTTAACTCTTTCTCAATTCGCGATGCTTAATGTCGTCTGGGCAGCGACTATTGTTCTCGCAGAAGTGCCATCTGGCGCTTTTGCGGACACGTTAGGTCGTAAAAAACTGGTCGTTCTATCTTCATTAGTGATGCTTGTTGAAATCGCAATGATTGCCTTTGTACCAACGGGCAACCCAGATTTGGTCTTCATTGTATTTCTGATTAACCGAATATTAAGTGGTTTGGCAATGGCTTTGGCCAGTGGCGCGGATGAAGCTTTGGCTTACGACACGCTAAAGGAACAAGGCAAAGAAGAGCTGTGGCCACGAGTTTTGCAGATCCAACTTCGTATCTCGTCCGGTGTAGGTATCTTTGTCACTCTAATCGGTGCTGCTATGTACGATGTGAACGTAATGGCGAGCATCTATTCTGTTCTAGGTTTCGTTGCGCCAGAAAGCACGCAAGATATTATGCGTATTCCCGTCTATGCCACTTTGTTTGTTGCGGTGCTTGCCATTTATGCAGCATTGAAGATGCAAGAAGAGAAAAAAAACTTACCCAGCGATGGCAGTAAACTGGCAACCACGATGGAGAGTTTAAAACTGACGTTGAGCACAGGAAAATGGGTACTTTCGACACCTTATGTGCTGTTCATTTTACTTTATTACAGTTTATTCGAGCACACATCACGTATGTTCTTAACCATGAACAGTCAATATTATCGTGCTATTGATATTCCGATTCTTTACTTTGGCTTTATTGGTGCAGGTATCAGCGTGTTGAAAATCTTACTTGCGGGACAAAGCCGTAGGCTAGCGGAAAGCATCGCGCCCAAAAATTTTATTTTGATCATGGGGTTAGCGACGATGGCGACCTACTATTGGATTAGTCTAGGGTGGTCAATTTACGGGGTAATACCCGCGCTCGTATTAATTTTCATCATTATGACGATGAATATATTCATCAGTTACCACCTAAATAAAAAGACCGAATCACACAATAGAGCGACGGTACTCAGCTTTAAGGGTTTGATGTTTAACTTAGGTTACGGTCTGATAGGGGGGTTGTACGCTTACTACTATAAATTGCTGTCTCAGGGATACACCGATCAACAAATAGAAGAGCACATTGACTTTATCGCATCACTTTCTTCGTTCTTCTACTATTTTTCATTCCTGTTTATCTCAATTAGTGTGTTCTTCTATATCAAGGACCGAAAGAAGGCGATCTTTTGA
- a CDS encoding urate hydroxylase PuuD produces the protein MDPHITEWLNLAIRWAHMIVGIAWIGASFYFVWLENNLNRVNPKTGLSGDLWAIHGGGIYHLEKYKLAPPEMPEHLHWFKWEAYFTWITGVLLLGVVYYLNAEIYLIAPGSGMEPSTAIAIGIGALVAGWFIYDLLCESPLGKTPMLLGAVLFVLLVGATYGLSQVFSGRGAYIHVGAIIGTIMVGNVFRVIMPAQRNLVSAIEEGREPDPALPAKGLLRSRHNNYLTLPVLFIMISNHFPSTYGSEYNWAILAGLAIFSILVRHYFNTRHGSQKFAWTVPVAALGMITLAFVTSPYANRPAAPVAKAPVAVATPAETATEAASTDNAQAASASEQPAESGVNFAIINQVIQERCSVCHSATPTHAAFAAAPAGVILDTPQEIQANSPRIAQTVTTKYMPLGNMTQMTDDERALIGNWVQQGAAIN, from the coding sequence ATGGATCCACATATCACGGAGTGGTTGAACTTAGCGATTCGCTGGGCTCACATGATAGTTGGCATCGCATGGATTGGTGCTTCGTTTTACTTTGTTTGGTTAGAAAATAACTTGAACCGCGTCAATCCAAAAACGGGTCTATCGGGCGATCTTTGGGCGATTCACGGCGGTGGTATTTATCACCTAGAGAAGTACAAACTTGCGCCTCCAGAAATGCCAGAACACCTACATTGGTTTAAGTGGGAAGCGTATTTCACTTGGATCACGGGTGTACTACTACTGGGTGTTGTTTACTATCTTAACGCCGAGATCTACTTGATTGCTCCTGGCTCAGGCATGGAGCCGAGCACGGCGATTGCGATAGGTATTGGTGCCTTGGTTGCTGGCTGGTTTATCTACGATCTACTGTGTGAATCGCCATTAGGTAAAACGCCAATGCTGTTGGGGGCGGTGTTATTCGTGCTCTTGGTTGGTGCAACGTATGGCCTATCTCAAGTGTTTAGTGGCCGCGGTGCTTACATTCATGTCGGTGCAATTATTGGTACTATCATGGTGGGTAACGTATTCCGCGTCATCATGCCTGCACAACGTAACTTGGTCAGTGCAATTGAAGAAGGTCGTGAACCTGATCCCGCCCTCCCGGCGAAAGGTTTGCTGCGTTCTCGTCACAACAACTATCTGACGCTACCCGTGCTGTTCATTATGATCAGTAACCATTTCCCAAGCACCTATGGCTCTGAATATAACTGGGCAATTCTTGCTGGCCTTGCGATCTTTAGTATCTTGGTTCGCCATTACTTTAATACGCGTCATGGTAGCCAGAAGTTTGCTTGGACTGTGCCTGTAGCCGCGCTTGGTATGATCACACTCGCATTTGTGACTTCGCCGTATGCTAACAGACCAGCTGCTCCAGTAGCGAAAGCGCCAGTCGCGGTTGCAACGCCTGCAGAAACAGCGACAGAAGCTGCATCTACGGATAACGCTCAAGCCGCTAGTGCCTCCGAGCAGCCAGCAGAGAGCGGTGTGAACTTTGCAATTATCAATCAGGTGATTCAAGAGCGCTGCTCAGTGTGTCATTCAGCAACCCCGACACATGCTGCCTTTGCTGCGGCGCCTGCAGGTGTGATTTTAGATACACCTCAGGAGATTCAAGCGAACAGTCCACGCATTGCGCAGACTGTAACAACGAAATATATGCCGCTTGGCAATATGACTCAAATGACTGATGACGAGCGTGCGCTTATCGGCAATTGGGTTCAACAAGGGGCGGCGATTAACTAA
- a CDS encoding methyl-accepting chemotaxis protein encodes MRSALSIRHKTMLATVGAVILVIAVLISITVSQGQKIILDKTYSQQMPAALGEVSNQIKLELEKPLVVAEVMSQLALLKNFNGQESDEVVAQLQSIKQQFNALTAFYVTTVNDTYYVPNGVLKTMSQSSVDDAWFYGFLGGNKSVELSIDVDESTGIATVFVNQVVMKNGQRIGVTGIGLSLESLGQTVANFSLGESGRLMLVDNQGVVKVHPDTSMVGKSLSVIGMASVSENVTNLNNSGLEINEVDIDQQAMLVGLMSLPQLGWVLVSVQPTSEVLAEINHFIETMTWIGVSIALLFVAVSAYMTHILLTPLSTTADLLLEIGSGGGDLTQRLDESRSDEVGNIAKGYNQFVAYMGSVLQEIESSRQALVSSIEYIDLQASEMKQQIHGQEQNIHQVATAIHEMSASSEEIANNANHTSDNVQQTTLEVKKGLESVSDTFSHTEAMSQQLDQSNQSIEKLSNDIKAIDTVLDVISGVSEQTNLLALNAAIEAARAGEQGRSFAVVADEVRTLASRTHDSASEIRTIIENLQSLSNTVVDEVSQSHKIGQDCLTAARSSEHHLASISRIVEEIHQLSAQTATATGEQSQVINEIAPHVESIADVARSNTDMVTQTSQRCISLKENADSLSQLVAKFKF; translated from the coding sequence ATGCGAAGTGCGCTAAGTATTCGACATAAAACGATGTTGGCGACCGTTGGTGCAGTGATATTAGTCATTGCAGTATTGATTAGTATTACGGTCAGCCAAGGGCAAAAAATCATCTTAGATAAAACCTACTCTCAGCAAATGCCTGCAGCGCTAGGCGAGGTGAGTAACCAGATAAAACTGGAGCTGGAAAAACCATTGGTGGTAGCTGAAGTTATGTCACAGCTAGCATTACTGAAAAACTTCAACGGGCAAGAGAGTGACGAGGTTGTCGCTCAGCTACAAAGCATCAAGCAACAATTTAATGCCCTTACCGCCTTTTACGTGACGACAGTAAACGATACCTACTATGTGCCCAACGGAGTGTTAAAAACCATGTCGCAAAGCTCAGTAGATGACGCCTGGTTCTATGGTTTTCTTGGCGGTAATAAATCGGTTGAGCTTTCAATTGATGTTGATGAATCAACCGGGATTGCCACCGTATTTGTCAATCAAGTCGTGATGAAAAATGGTCAGAGAATTGGTGTTACAGGGATCGGTTTGTCGCTAGAAAGCTTAGGCCAAACCGTGGCGAATTTCTCGTTGGGGGAATCAGGGCGCTTAATGCTGGTGGATAACCAAGGCGTGGTCAAAGTCCATCCGGATACCTCAATGGTGGGTAAATCATTATCAGTCATTGGAATGGCCAGCGTGAGCGAGAATGTCACTAACCTGAATAACAGTGGGTTAGAAATCAACGAAGTCGACATTGACCAGCAAGCGATGTTAGTCGGCTTGATGAGTTTGCCTCAACTTGGTTGGGTATTGGTTTCGGTACAACCGACGAGCGAAGTACTTGCAGAGATTAATCACTTTATCGAAACCATGACTTGGATAGGTGTGTCGATTGCTTTGCTGTTTGTCGCGGTCAGCGCCTATATGACCCACATCCTCTTGACGCCTTTATCAACCACGGCGGATCTGTTGCTGGAGATTGGCAGTGGTGGTGGCGATCTTACCCAAAGACTCGATGAGAGTCGCAGTGATGAAGTGGGCAATATTGCCAAAGGCTACAACCAATTTGTTGCTTACATGGGTAGTGTCTTGCAAGAGATCGAAAGCTCACGCCAAGCGCTGGTGAGCAGCATTGAGTACATTGACCTGCAAGCGTCAGAAATGAAGCAACAAATCCACGGTCAAGAGCAAAACATTCATCAAGTGGCGACTGCGATTCATGAGATGAGCGCTAGCTCGGAAGAGATCGCCAACAATGCCAACCATACTTCAGATAACGTTCAACAAACTACGCTAGAAGTGAAGAAAGGGCTTGAGTCGGTCAGTGACACCTTCAGCCATACCGAAGCAATGAGTCAGCAGCTTGACCAAAGTAACCAGAGCATTGAGAAGCTGTCTAATGACATCAAGGCGATTGATACGGTGCTCGATGTTATCAGTGGTGTTTCGGAGCAAACCAACCTTCTTGCCCTTAATGCGGCGATTGAAGCAGCCAGAGCAGGCGAACAGGGTAGAAGTTTTGCTGTAGTGGCGGATGAGGTTCGAACCTTAGCCTCTCGCACCCATGATTCAGCCAGTGAAATTCGTACCATCATCGAAAACTTGCAAAGCTTGAGCAATACCGTGGTCGATGAAGTCAGCCAAAGCCATAAAATTGGTCAAGACTGTCTCACTGCTGCCCGATCTTCAGAGCACCATTTAGCTTCAATTAGTCGTATCGTGGAAGAGATTCATCAGCTTAGCGCCCAAACGGCCACCGCAACAGGAGAGCAATCTCAGGTGATTAATGAGATTGCGCCGCACGTTGAAAGTATTGCTGATGTAGCCAGAAGTAATACCGATATGGTGACGCAAACTTCTCAGCGCTGTATCAGCCTAAAAGAAAATGCAGATTCACTTAGCCAACTGGTGGCGAAGTTTAAGTTCTAG
- a CDS encoding extracellular solute-binding protein, translating to MKLKTLTLATVTALGVASTVSAANSEIRFDGFPDFDSSLKVLLPDFEKETGIKVDYLMNNHGDHHTKLTTNLATGSGAGDVIVVDVEKIGPFVASGGLVNLSENYGADKYAESFAPYAWAQGKGADGDVYGMPVDLGPGVMYYRTDVFEKAGIDLSEAIKDWDSYIKAGEELKKKDVYLIASAADVAQAIIFTTVPEGEGLYFDKDGNPVVTSERFVHAFEVAKEIRDKGLDARILAWSNEWYEGFRNGTFATQLSGAWLLGHLNNWIAPETAGNWGVSHLPDGIYGSWGGSFLSIPTQSEHQDEAWQLIEYMTTKRDIQLKHFETIAAFPANTTTYDDDLFQEEVAFLGGQKARLLFADVAKNIKPVAPAKGDHVARSIILENALMEVLDEGKDIETALKEAERMIKRRTRNL from the coding sequence ATGAAACTAAAAACATTGACGCTTGCTACTGTGACTGCGCTTGGAGTCGCATCAACAGTCAGCGCTGCTAATTCTGAGATTCGCTTTGATGGTTTTCCTGATTTCGACAGCAGTTTGAAAGTGCTGCTTCCTGACTTTGAAAAAGAGACAGGCATTAAGGTTGATTACTTGATGAACAATCACGGAGACCACCATACGAAGCTGACCACCAACTTAGCCACAGGTTCAGGCGCAGGTGATGTCATTGTTGTCGATGTAGAGAAAATTGGTCCGTTTGTCGCATCTGGCGGTTTGGTGAATCTGTCTGAAAACTACGGTGCAGACAAATACGCAGAAAGCTTTGCACCTTATGCATGGGCTCAAGGTAAAGGCGCTGATGGTGATGTCTACGGCATGCCTGTCGACCTAGGCCCAGGTGTAATGTACTACCGCACAGACGTGTTTGAAAAAGCGGGTATCGATCTAAGTGAAGCAATCAAGGATTGGGATTCGTACATCAAAGCGGGTGAAGAGTTAAAGAAAAAAGATGTCTACCTGATTGCTTCGGCAGCGGATGTAGCGCAAGCGATTATCTTCACTACAGTACCTGAAGGTGAAGGTCTGTACTTCGATAAAGACGGTAACCCAGTGGTCACTTCAGAGCGTTTTGTCCACGCATTTGAAGTAGCTAAAGAGATTCGTGATAAAGGTTTAGACGCGCGTATCTTAGCGTGGTCAAACGAATGGTACGAAGGTTTCCGTAACGGCACGTTTGCGACTCAGCTATCTGGCGCATGGCTACTAGGCCACCTAAATAACTGGATTGCACCAGAGACAGCGGGTAACTGGGGTGTGTCTCACCTACCTGATGGTATCTACGGCAGCTGGGGTGGTTCATTCCTATCTATTCCTACACAATCTGAACACCAAGATGAAGCGTGGCAGTTGATCGAATACATGACAACCAAGCGTGATATTCAGCTTAAACACTTTGAAACTATCGCTGCATTCCCTGCAAACACAACCACTTATGACGATGATCTATTCCAAGAAGAAGTGGCATTCCTTGGTGGTCAAAAGGCACGTCTCCTGTTTGCTGACGTCGCGAAAAACATCAAGCCAGTAGCACCAGCGAAAGGTGACCACGTTGCACGTTCTATTATTTTAGAGAATGCGCTAATGGAAGTACTGGATGAAGGCAAAGATATCGAAACTGCGCTGAAAGAAGCAGAGCGAATGATCAAACGCCGTACTCGAAATCTTTAA